From the genome of Miscanthus floridulus cultivar M001 chromosome 10, ASM1932011v1, whole genome shotgun sequence, one region includes:
- the LOC136488829 gene encoding uncharacterized protein: MARRQRLFEMRQDEPIEGIRMSASALSDEEILRRDTARRAVNRAHAEAQKRQKDAKEAKRTRKILAREGLEKRRRQQRHDGLPVESSPSPSLSTDASDGDDESERGRGPLDHLPNIGEMALGVSASSPALPGGGGEDASGPAIASPGAEADTPKARALGKCTVSPVGSTTEVEQVAAGVTQLPPQRTEGVPKSGEGRLALADTEAVPPPPPPLFAEVGRSTEAVARPLEPKHKAEVPALAPLKSLKLSTGSTAH, encoded by the exons atggctcggcggcagcgcCTGTTTGAGATGAGACAGGATGAGCcgattgagggcatccggatgtccgcctccgccctctccgacgaggagattcttcgtcgg gacacagcgcggcgggcggtgaaccgggcgcacgccgaggcacagAAGAGGCAGAAGGATGCCAAGGAGGCAAAGCGTACGAGGAAGATCCTCGCGCGTGAGGGACTGGAGAAGCGCCGCCGGCAGCAGAGGCATGACGGTCTCCCAGTGGAGTCGTCTCCGTCGCCGTCACTGTCGACGGACGCTTCGGATGGAGATGACGAGAGTGAgagggggcggggtcccctggaccatctccctaacatcGGGGAGATGGCGCTCGGGGTGTCGGCGAGCAGCCCggcgctcccaggaggaggaggagaggacgcctcagGGCCGGCAATCGCCAGCCCCGgggccgaggctgacacgccCAAGGCACGGGCGTTGGGAAAATgcaccgtcagcccggtgggctcgacaacagaggtggagcaggtggcggcgggggtgaCACAACTGCCCCCGCAAAGGACCGAGGGGGTGCCGAAGTCCGGTGAGGGTCGGCTGGCACTAGCGGATACggaggccgtgccaccgccgccaccaccactgtTTGCAGAGGTGGGTCGCAGTACTGAAGCGGTTGCACGCccgctcgag CCGAAGCATAAGGCGGAGGTGCCTGCCCTGGCGCCACTTAAGTCGCTCAAGCTGAGCACGGGCTCCACCGCTCATTAG